The proteins below are encoded in one region of Opisthocomus hoazin isolate bOpiHoa1 chromosome 24, bOpiHoa1.hap1, whole genome shotgun sequence:
- the LOC104336431 gene encoding TLC domain-containing protein 5, which translates to MVSIVLEVTCSLVAWLSLYACFCYWHKHRSYEWSCRLVTLLHGLIVTCLSGYVALWGGSWPLTHAGSPNTSLQIHVLSLTLGYFIFDLGWCLYFQTEGDLMLFHHTLSICGMIMVLGLGKSATEVNAVVFVSEITNPLLQTRWFLREMGCYHTLLGEVVDFFFVLLFLVLRIGGGALIMYSMVTSPDPSWLLKAGGLAMYIVSLGFMVEICRFVRRKMLKKYRSWISLRSVNAPVKMNGHVTAH; encoded by the exons ATGGTTTCCATCGTTCTCGAGGTGACCTGCAGCCTTGTTGCCTGGCTGTCTCTGTACGCCTGCTTCTGCTACTGGCACAAGCACCGTTCCTATGAGTGGAGCTGTCGCTTGGTCACCCTGCTGCATGGGCTGATTGTCACCTGCCTCTCGGGTTACGTCGCTCTCTGGGGAGGTTCCTGGCCTCTGACCCATGCAG GTTCACCAAACACATCTCTTCAGATCCATGTGCTGTCCCTGACCTTGGGTTACTTCATCTTTGATCTGGGCTGGTGCCTGTATTTCCAGACAGAGGGCGACCTGATGCTGTTCCATCACACGCTGAGCATCTGCGGCATGATCATGGTGCTGGGGCTCGGGAAGTCTGCTACAGAAGTCAATGCTGTTGTATTTGTCAGCGAGATCACCAACCCACTGCTCCAGACCCGCTGGTTCCTGCGGGAAATGGGCTGTTACCACACACTCCTGGGAGAGGTggtggatttcttctttgtgctcCTCTTCCTGGTGCTGCGAATCGGGGGAGGAGCTCTGATCATGTATTCGATGGTGACATCCCCTGATCCCAGCTGGCTCCTCAAGGCTGGAGGCCTGGCCATGTACattgtatctttggggttcaTGGTTGAAATCTGCCGCTTTGTCAGGaggaaaatgttgaaaaaatatcGTTCCTGGATAAGTCTGAGAAGTGTGAATGCACCTGTGAAAATGAATGGGCACGTGACAGCACATTGA
- the LOC104336408 gene encoding TLC domain-containing protein 5 isoform X1 has product MNRMLFPLPLRVACSLLAWVSLYAWFCHCYKHRNYEWSCRLVTLTHGILATCLSAYIGFIDGPWPLSHPGSPNTTLQVHVLCLSLGYFLFDLCWCVYFQTEGALMLAHHLVSILGITASLALGESAAEVNAVIFGSEITNPLLQARWFLKEVGCYHSFTGDVVDFFFVALFTGVRIGVGAWMMYCELASPKPRWYIKLGGVIMYVVSWVFMVSICRFARRKSMKKYHAWRSRKSDELYLKANGHLKNH; this is encoded by the exons ATGAATAG GATGCTGTTCCCCCTGCCTCTGCGGGTAGCCTGCAGTCTGCTTGCCTGGGTCTCTCTCTACGCTTGGTTCTGCCATTGCTACAAGCACCGGAATTATGAATGGAGCTGCAGGCTGGTCACACTGACCCATGGCATCCTTGCTACCTGTCTCTCTGCTTACATTGGCTTTATTGATGGTCCCTGGCCTTTGAGTCACCCAG GATCACCAAACACAACTCTTCAGGTACATGTGCTGTGCCTTAGCTTGGGCTACTTCCTCTTCGACCTTTGTTGGTGTGTGTACTTCCAGACAGAGGGAGCCCTGATGCTGGCCCACCATCTGGTGAGCATCCTGGGCATCACAGCGTCATTGGCGCTCGGGGAGTCAGCTGCGGAGGTCAATGCTGTCATCTTCGGTAGTGAGATCACTAACCCACTGCTGCAGGCCCGCTGGTTCCTGAAGGAGGTGGGATGTTACCACAGTTTCACAGGTGATGTGGTAGATTTcttctttgtggccctcttcaCTGGGGTGCGGATTGGAGTAGGGGCCTGGATGATGTACTGTGAGCTTGCTTCTCCCAAACCCAGGTGGTACATTAAGCTGGGTGGTGTCATCATGTACGTGGTCTCCTGGGTTTTCATGGTCAGCATCTGTCGCTTTGCTAGGAGGAAGAGCATGAAGAAGTACCACGCTTGGAGGAGTCGGAAGAGTGATGAATTATACTTGAAAGCTAATGGACATCTGAAAAACCACTGA
- the LOC104336408 gene encoding TLC domain-containing protein 5 isoform X2, producing MLFPLPLRVACSLLAWVSLYAWFCHCYKHRNYEWSCRLVTLTHGILATCLSAYIGFIDGPWPLSHPGSPNTTLQVHVLCLSLGYFLFDLCWCVYFQTEGALMLAHHLVSILGITASLALGESAAEVNAVIFGSEITNPLLQARWFLKEVGCYHSFTGDVVDFFFVALFTGVRIGVGAWMMYCELASPKPRWYIKLGGVIMYVVSWVFMVSICRFARRKSMKKYHAWRSRKSDELYLKANGHLKNH from the exons ATGCTGTTCCCCCTGCCTCTGCGGGTAGCCTGCAGTCTGCTTGCCTGGGTCTCTCTCTACGCTTGGTTCTGCCATTGCTACAAGCACCGGAATTATGAATGGAGCTGCAGGCTGGTCACACTGACCCATGGCATCCTTGCTACCTGTCTCTCTGCTTACATTGGCTTTATTGATGGTCCCTGGCCTTTGAGTCACCCAG GATCACCAAACACAACTCTTCAGGTACATGTGCTGTGCCTTAGCTTGGGCTACTTCCTCTTCGACCTTTGTTGGTGTGTGTACTTCCAGACAGAGGGAGCCCTGATGCTGGCCCACCATCTGGTGAGCATCCTGGGCATCACAGCGTCATTGGCGCTCGGGGAGTCAGCTGCGGAGGTCAATGCTGTCATCTTCGGTAGTGAGATCACTAACCCACTGCTGCAGGCCCGCTGGTTCCTGAAGGAGGTGGGATGTTACCACAGTTTCACAGGTGATGTGGTAGATTTcttctttgtggccctcttcaCTGGGGTGCGGATTGGAGTAGGGGCCTGGATGATGTACTGTGAGCTTGCTTCTCCCAAACCCAGGTGGTACATTAAGCTGGGTGGTGTCATCATGTACGTGGTCTCCTGGGTTTTCATGGTCAGCATCTGTCGCTTTGCTAGGAGGAAGAGCATGAAGAAGTACCACGCTTGGAGGAGTCGGAAGAGTGATGAATTATACTTGAAAGCTAATGGACATCTGAAAAACCACTGA